The genomic interval CCCTTACAATCATTGACTCATAATACTGAATTGGCGAAAATGAAACTGGAAAATTTAAAGATCTAATCTTAATTTTTCTTGAAATATCTGTTCAGCCTTACCAAATCGACCGGTGTCCTTATAAATACTCTCCAAATTATTTAGCGAGAAAACCATACCAGACTGGTATGTAGCAGGGGTTATAGTCTCTAATTGTCGGTATATGAATAAAGCCTCTGTAAATACCTCCTCAGCCTTGTCAAAATGCTTAATATCTTTATAAAAAATACCAATTTCATTTAAAGAGTTTGCCACATGCCCCTGGTAACTAAATGAGTCTTCCTTCGCTAATTGTCGGTATATCAGTAAGGACTCCTGATACATCTTCTCTGCCTCGTCAAAACGCTTGACACCATTATATAAACGGCCAAGGATGCTCAGAGAATGAGGAACATCAATCTGGTAAACATGTGGGTCAGCCAATGCTAATTGCCGAAATATCTGTAAATGTTCCAGATAGGCCTGCTCTGACTTATCAAAGCGCAACGTTTCACAATATAGAATTCCTAAGTTGCTTAATAATTCTATTACTTCTGCAAGATAAAGATCGGGATTGCCCACTGCTAATTGCCGGTATAAGCATAAGGACTCCTGATAGGCCTGTTCTGCGTTGTCAAGTCGCCCTACTTCATTGTAGTAATTACCCAGGTTGTTCAGGGATAATGCCATATTTGCCTGATAGTTATCAGGTTTAGTCATTGCTAATTGCCGGTATATACTAAAAGAATCCAGATAGGCCTGCTCTGCGTTATCAGGGTGCCCGGTGCTATCGAAGAGAACACCAATGTTGTTCAGAGACAATGCTATTTGAGCCTTATAAGCATCCGAGTCGACCATCTCTAACTGTCGGTATAAATGTAAAGACTCCTGGTAGGCCTGTTTTGCATCGTCAAAACGTTTGGTTTTATAGTAAAGACTGCCCCAATTGTTCATGGACATAGCTACATCTGCCTGATATTTGTAAGGATTGGCTGCTGCTAAATGCTGATATATCCGCAACGACTCTTGAAGAGCCTGCTCTGTGTCGTCAAAGCGCTTGGCTTTCATGTATAGAACGCCCAGGTCATTCAAAGACATTGCTATGTCTGCCTGATAAGCATCCGGATTGGTGGTTTCTAGCTTCATGTAAATTTGTAAAGATTTCTGGCGGGCATGCTCTGCTTTACCAAAATTTCCGATTTCATAGTAAATGTCACCCAGATTTTTCAAAGACAAGGCTACATTTTTCTGGTAAACATCCGGGGAACTAATCTCTAACTGTTCGTATATATGTATTGACTCTGTGAAATGTTGCTTAGCCTGATCAAAGTGTCCTGTTTCCTTACAGACATTGCCAAGGTTTTGTAGAGACAATGCCACTTCTGCCAGGTATTCACCTTGATTAGCCGTTTCCAGCTGCCGGTATATTTCTAATACTTCTTCATATAATGGCAATCCAAGGATAAACTGATCGTTTTCTTTTAAAAAATTCGTATAAATCTTTAGATTCTCAACATTTCGCTCTGCCCTAAGGGACTGCTCAAAACAATCCAGGGTTTTATTGAAGCAGTCTGCCCTCTGGTTATTGATGGCGGCCAGTTGAGCTAAAATTAAAAACTCATTTGCTCTGTCTTTAAGACTTTGATCTGTTTCACTTTCTTTCTTTTGTATCTTTTCCTGACTTTCAAGCAAGGTATCAAGCTCAGTACTCATTGTTTCAAAATCCAATACATTCTGCGCTGCCTGGAGATCTCCTGCTTTAAAATATTGCCTTGCCATATGCAAACGATCAGTCATTATTGGGATCCGAGAAAACAGCCCAGCCAAACTTAGGACATACATTTTCAGGCTTTCTATTTCTCTCTGTTTGAAGCTTCGTTTCTTGTCACTTTCGAGTAACTATAGTTCCAGCTGAGTATTATTTTGGTTCTCGTTTAATTCTTGCCGGACTTTTTCAAAGTCGTTATTTAACTCAGTAATCTGTTCCTGAATCACTTTATACTGAGTTGTCTCTTTAAAATTGATAATTGTAATACCATCGCCAGCAATGATATTGCCATTAATATCAAAATGAGCCGCTATCAAATTTTTACTTTCAGAAGTATTCATTTTTTACTGTTGGTAATATTACTGTTTTCCAATATTAAATTCCCATCCTAAATAATTGTGCAAGTGTTTGCATCTTTACTATTTAGGGTAACATATTTTCCTGTTTTTCTAATCTTAATATCTGCTGCCAACTTTTATTGGGGCTTTTTAATCTAAACTTTTTTCTAAGAATCTTTGCCATTAAGGTTTTGACAATTTTCTCCGAATATTCACTTTTAGGATCTTCATAATGAACATCATCCATAATAAGCTTTAACTCAGCATGTGTTGTTTTGGGACAGAGGCAGTAACGAATATCTTTATGTTTTCATTCGCTTCCATCCCGCAGGAAATCAAGCACTTGCTTGCGCAGACAGTATTCGTATTTTGTTTGTATGAAGCTTATTCTTGCTCTTTCAAGATCATTTTTTGCAAGAAGGAATTCTACCGGGCTGGCAATTCCGTTGGAAAGTTTTACTTCAGCTACATGCAGCACTTTTTCCAGGGACTTAACTTGCCTTTCCAGGCTTTGACCACGTTCAGCTGTACTTTTTACAGTTATAAAAGCTTGTTCAATCTGCCTCTTCAGTTCCTGTTTTGCATGAACCTGCTGATTGGATAAAATCAGTTTTTGAATTTTAGCTTCTTGTATTTTATAACTGGCCTGGGTGGCATTTAAAATGGGTATCCGGATCGAAAGATCGATCGAAAATGCCCGATTAAGGTTTAGCTGACTAAAATAGCCAATGTTGCTAAGAGCCATTGATTGGTTTATGGCACTGGCCTGATAGGTTTTGCCGTCAACGGTTATGAAAGCATTGATAGGTGTCTGCACATATTCTTCGCTTGCAACTGCCTTTTTTGCAACCGATGAAAATGCAGTTCCCAGGGTGCTGCGCAGAGAAACAACAGGATGCCGTAATCCTTTAGCCATGTCGATTCCCTTATTCGCTGCAAGCAAACGGGTTTCAAGGGCTTTTAGCTCAGGCCGTGCTACCAATGCAGTTTTATATATATCATTCCAGGTATCAGGTACTGGGGTGCTCGGCTCATATCCGGGTTGCTCAATTTCAATGTGTTGCCCGGCAGGCATATTTAAAAGCTGATCCAAAGAAAGGTTTGCCAATTTCAGATCATTATAAGTGTTAATAATCTGGACCTCATCACTGGCTAGCTGTGCCTGAAGACTGTAAGAAGCCGATTCAGGAGCGACTTCCAGTTTGATTTGCTTTGATATACGGTCAATCTGACGTTTTGTGGACTCAGCCTGATTATAAGCAAGAGTCAGTAATTCCCGAAGCATCAGAACTTGCATGCAGGCTTGCAATACTTCCAATACAATTCTGTTTTTGGCTGTCTGAACGTCAAACTGGCTGGCAGTTACGTTTAGTGCGGCTTGCTGTGAGGCACGTTTTCTCTGGTATCCATTGTAGACCAGCCAATCGGCGCTGATCCATAAGCTACTTGTCCCGATCCGGCTGTTAGTAACAGAATTGGTGTATGGATCTATGCTTCGTCCCAAAGAATAACCGGGACTCAACATGCCTTCAACAGATGGCAGAAGGCTGCGTTTGTTTTGTTGGTGGGTGTTAGCAATGGATTGGAGCAGGAGCTGCGATTCTTTTATAGCTGGGTTTCGGGCAAGAGCAATTTCAATGCATTTGGATATTGTTAGTGTGTCCTGTGCATTTGCAATGCTGTACGGAGTCGTGAGCATTAATATCCAAAATAAGGTCAATATGATAGATCTCATGGCATGAATTGGTTTAATGTACATGATCATCCACACCAACAATTGTTCCGTTGGCACAAATATTACGGAGACTTACGGGATCCAAAGGATTTGGCTGAAAGTCGATAAGATACTGAGAAGCCCAAAGTCTGTAATAGGCATTTTGATTTGACAGTAGCTGGTAATGATTGCCTTCTTCAATCAGTTTCCCTCCCTCAAGAACCAGAATTTTGTCTGCGCTCATTATGGTGCTGAGCCGGTGAGCAATGATAATGATCGTTTTACCTGACTCGCGCAGCTTTTCAATTGTATTCTGGACGGCCTTTTCGGATAAAGAGTCAAGCGAAGAAGTTGCCTCATCCAGAATAATGATTTGCGGATCACGATACAATGCACGTGCAATTGCAATTCGCTGCTTCTGACCTCCTGATAATGTTGCACCGTTTTCTCCCAGATAGGTATGAAATCCATTGGGCAGTTTTTCAATAAAGTCACTGATGCCTAACATCTGACAGGTAGTGATCACCCGTTGCATATCCGGCACATGTTCACCGACGGCAATGTTATCAATTACATTACCTGCAAAAAGATCTACCTGCTGGGGAACAACGCTTACAATTTGCCGAAGGCTTTGGTTGCTAACATGCTTGATATCGTATTCGCCAATATAAATGCTGCCACTTTGAAGCGGATACATGTTTTGTAGAAGTGATAAAAGAGTCGATTTACCAGATCCGCTCTCGCCGACTATCGCTGTGACTTTGCCGTTGGGGATTGTCAGGTTTAAATCACTGAACACCTGTACCCTCGATCCATACCGGAATGACATCTGTCGGAAAGTAACATCACCAACCATATCTCTGGTGAGCTCAATCTTGTTTTCTGTCGCCTCTCGTTCCAGGTCCAAGATTTCGAAGAGCCGGTCTGCTGCAATTAATGCATCCTGAATTACTGCATTTGACTCTACCAATGTCGACGCAGGTCCGGTAAAATATCCGATCAATGCATAAAATGAGAGCAACTCTCCCGGTGTCAAGGAATTATCCAGCACAAAGCCTGAGCCAACCCAAAGCAGAACAATTGTAAAAGAACGTGAAACCAGTTCAGAAGCATTTCCGGACCAGAGAAATACTTTAGATGATTTAAAGATACTTTTCAGCAGTTTCATAAACCGCACCTCGGTTTTAACATTAGCAAAAGATTCCAGACCGAACCGCTTGATGGTGCCCATCGAATTGATTGATTCGACCAGCTGCGATTCCAGTTCTGCGGAATTTTCCATCAGCTTGCGTTGTCCCTTCCGATTGATCCTGTTGACGGTATAAAATATTGCCGAATATATTGGGATAACCGATAGCATAATCAGTGCCAGTTTGACATCGTAGGTAAACATCATCCCGAACGAAAAGATTACAATGAACATATTGACAACCAACGATAAAGCAGTATCATTAATAAAAGCACGAATTTTGACCGCATCATTCACCCTTGAAATAATCTCTCCCACCCGCATTGTATCAAAAAACTGCTGTGGCAAAGTCAAAAGATGCTTGTAGTATCCCAAAATTAATCTTGCATCAATCTGCTGTCCGGTTTTCAGGGCGAAAACGCTTTGCATAAAACCAATAAATAGCTGTAAGCTCAAAATAATGAACATCGCTACACTCATCAGATTCAGTAGATTGCGATTTCCACCAACCAATACATTGTCAATTATTTTCTGGACATAAATCGAGGTTGATAAACCCAGGACCGTGTATACAACCGCCCCAAAAAGTGCCTGTGTCATAACCCTGCGATGCGGTCCTATCAGCGACCAGAACCGTCCTGCTACTGACTTTCTGTTATCTCCCTTCTCAAATCCAGCTTCTGGTAACAGCAGTATTAGTACACCGGTCCATATTTTCTTAAAATCTTCATGCGAATGCCTTTCAAGCTTACCAAAAGCAGGGTCCATCACGACCACGTGTTTTTGGTTTATTTCGTAAATCACTACAAAATGCTGAAGGGTTTCATTTATAATGACATGTGCAATAGCTGGCATTGGAATCCGGGAAAGGCTTTCGAATTCACCACGAACACCTTTGGCCTGAAAGCCCAGCTTCTGTGCTGCCTCAATCATGCCCAGCACATTCGTGCCTTTTTTATCCGTGGAAGCATACTGGCGTATGCGGGCTATGGGCATCAATAGCTTGTAGTATGCTGACACTGAAGCCAGACAGGCTGCGCCACAATCCGTTATATCGTGCTGCCTGATACAGATTTTGTTTTTTATAAACATAGCATTTCAAATAATAATTGGATTTGTTAATAATCAACGTGTTGCTATATCCTGTTTGCTCGTAAGAGGATTGAGCCAGTCGTCAGCCTGATCGTACAGCAAATCGTAAAGGGTTCTGCGGCTCACCACAAAGTTGCTCAAAAGCGTCATTCCCTTTTTAAGATTTCCACTGATGCCCTGTTTCATCGTCAAATGATCACTATCAAGTCGGCACCTCACTTTGAAATAAGCCTGCTGTTTGTCGGTCAGTGCAATGTCATTGGAAATTGTCAGAACAGTGCCCTCAGCCATACCCCATTGATTGTAATCATAGGCGTCAACCTGCATACGACACTTCATTCCTGCTTTCAGAAATCCGATATCCTTAGGTGAAACATAGCATTCGGCTATCAGATTAGAATCAGGAGAAATTATAGCCAGTAGCTCTCCCGGCTGAACATAGCTTCCTGGATATTTCCCAGCCATCTGGCTGATCGTGCCTGCAATAGGTGCCGTAATAAGGGTACTGGATATTTCCGACTGAAGTTGTTTTTCCTGGGCCTGGATCTCCTGCAGTTCCAATTGGCATCGCGAAAGTGCGGCCTGCCAATCGCCGGTCTGCTTTTCCATAAAGGCGTCAAGTTGCGCTGCGGCAGTAGTAAAGCCAAACTCTTTGTCGTCCAGTTCCTGACGTGCGACCACTTTTTCTGCAAATAGATTTCTGCTTGTTTCAAGCTCCCGTTTCCGTTTCTGCCTGGTTTCATCCAGTTCTCTTAGTTGCAAAATGAATTGCTGATGCTGTTGCCGGTACAATGGAGATTCCAGTGATAAAGTACCGGATGTATTGTGGGAAACAAGCTTCCTGAGGTCAGAGATATAGCTGCTTTTTTCCATTTGCATGGCGTGTATTAACCGGATTTTGGTGTCAGCAATATCAGTTTTGAATCTAAAAAGTACCTGCCCTGCTGAAATTTTTTCATTTTCTTTTACAAACACCTTTTCCATCTCTCCTCCTGTCAGCGGGCGAAGTTCGCTCCGCTCCGCTGTCGAACGAATGATTCCCGGGCTTTGAACGGAAACATCTATACGTAAAACAGGAAGTGCTGAAAAACAGGCAAGCACAGCGCAGATGACTGCAATATAAATTGTTTGTCCCTGGACAGAAACTTGCGGAAGATACGTTTCCGCAACATCTTCAATCACATCGGATTGATATATTTCACGTTGCATGGCTGGGTGGGATAAAATTTATCATATTTTTATGACAATCGGGTCAGGACTAGGCTTCCAAATAATTCCATATGTAGGCTTTATAATCTGTCTTTTGACTGCTCCACCTTCCAATTTTTCGATAGCCTCAGCAGATATTTCTCCGACATTTAATGCCGCAAGATTTTGCATAAATTCTTCCTTGGATGCAGCTGAATCTTTCAGATGCCCAATAATCATTAGTTCATTTGCTTTCATGCTGATATAATTTAAATTTTAAAAATTAACTTTCATCCGGATCAAGCGCTTCAAGCCTTGATCGTTCCATACTTCGAACAGTTTCGGTGCAATTAGCACAAGCGAGGCTGCCTTGCTGCGCAAACCACCTGCAATGTTTACGAATGGCGCAATGTGAAAACTGTGTATTGCTTTCTGCTTTTTTGTTCATTGCTTCAATTATTCTTCCGACCAGACTGCAGGAAGCACTTTCAAGGCTCCATTGGTGGCAACCTCCTTTTATGCACTTCCCTGCAAACCGGAATCTTTCATCTGCCGCCCTCCCGGTTTCATCCTCATATCTTTGTGCAGCATCAACAAACGTCTGATCAACTTTAATTGATTCATCAAGGTATTCCACCCTGCCTTCTTTGTTAACTACACCGAATAATTCAGCACCGGATTTAGCAAAGTAGCTGGGGCATAGAAGCGTTTCATTCGTTTGCATAAAATTTTCATTAAAAATTTGACAAGAGCGGGTAATATTACCCGCTCTTGTTTGGTAATTATTAATAGTAGATTATGTAGTCTTTATAGCCAATTACACATCCACATTTGTCGACGAAATAGACGCGTACTCTCTTAGACGCCCCACCATCAACATTCAATAATTCATCATCATTTAAGGACTTTAAATTAAACTGTTCTAAATTTTCCATTTTGTAAGTTGTTTTTTGTTGAAAAAATAATTTTGATCAATAAGCTTATTTGATGTTATATCCGGTATGTAGCACGGCTGTTACCCATTTTTCTGAAAAAAATTAAATTTTTTATGTGGCATAATGTAACCGATGCTAATTGTTTAGGTTATATGTGTCAATTTCATTTGTAAATAATTGATTGTCAGTTATTTATTGTTTTTAGAAATTTTTTGACTTTCTAAGTGAATTCATACACTATTTATTTAATAAGTAGGGGTGCCAAAGCAAATCCGGAAAAAAAGAATGGATTTACCGTTTAATAAATATGACCTTATCAGTTATAGGAAAATTTTTATAAAACATTAACTTTAAGAATATTACATACTACATAAGGCCATTTTAAACGAGAATGACTTAGAACTCCAAAACATTTTAATGTCAATTGCATGCAGCATCCTGACCATAAATATATTGATGCTTTAATCAATAATGACCGCGTGTTATTAGATGAATTGTATCGAAAATTTTCTGGAAAAATTAAA from Dyadobacter sp. NIV53 carries:
- a CDS encoding TolC family protein, which produces MRSIILTLFWILMLTTPYSIANAQDTLTISKCIEIALARNPAIKESQLLLQSIANTHQQNKRSLLPSVEGMLSPGYSLGRSIDPYTNSVTNSRIGTSSLWISADWLVYNGYQRKRASQQAALNVTASQFDVQTAKNRIVLEVLQACMQVLMLRELLTLAYNQAESTKRQIDRISKQIKLEVAPESASYSLQAQLASDEVQIINTYNDLKLANLSLDQLLNMPAGQHIEIEQPGYEPSTPVPDTWNDIYKTALVARPELKALETRLLAANKGIDMAKGLRHPVVSLRSTLGTAFSSVAKKAVASEEYVQTPINAFITVDGKTYQASAINQSMALSNIGYFSQLNLNRAFSIDLSIRIPILNATQASYKIQEAKIQKLILSNQQVHAKQELKRQIEQAFITVKSTAERGQSLERQVKSLEKVLHVAEVKLSNGIASPVEFLLAKNDLERARISFIQTKYEYCLRKQVLDFLRDGSE
- a CDS encoding tetratricopeptide repeat protein — translated: MTDRLHMARQYFKAGDLQAAQNVLDFETMSTELDTLLESQEKIQKKESETDQSLKDRANEFLILAQLAAINNQRADCFNKTLDCFEQSLRAERNVENLKIYTNFLKENDQFILGLPLYEEVLEIYRQLETANQGEYLAEVALSLQNLGNVCKETGHFDQAKQHFTESIHIYEQLEISSPDVYQKNVALSLKNLGDIYYEIGNFGKAEHARQKSLQIYMKLETTNPDAYQADIAMSLNDLGVLYMKAKRFDDTEQALQESLRIYQHLAAANPYKYQADVAMSMNNWGSLYYKTKRFDDAKQAYQESLHLYRQLEMVDSDAYKAQIALSLNNIGVLFDSTGHPDNAEQAYLDSFSIYRQLAMTKPDNYQANMALSLNNLGNYYNEVGRLDNAEQAYQESLCLYRQLAVGNPDLYLAEVIELLSNLGILYCETLRFDKSEQAYLEHLQIFRQLALADPHVYQIDVPHSLSILGRLYNGVKRFDEAEKMYQESLLIYRQLAKEDSFSYQGHVANSLNEIGIFYKDIKHFDKAEEVFTEALFIYRQLETITPATYQSGMVFSLNNLESIYKDTGRFGKAEQIFQEKLRLDL
- a CDS encoding HlyD family secretion protein; the protein is MQREIYQSDVIEDVAETYLPQVSVQGQTIYIAVICAVLACFSALPVLRIDVSVQSPGIIRSTAERSELRPLTGGEMEKVFVKENEKISAGQVLFRFKTDIADTKIRLIHAMQMEKSSYISDLRKLVSHNTSGTLSLESPLYRQQHQQFILQLRELDETRQKRKRELETSRNLFAEKVVARQELDDKEFGFTTAAAQLDAFMEKQTGDWQAALSRCQLELQEIQAQEKQLQSEISSTLITAPIAGTISQMAGKYPGSYVQPGELLAIISPDSNLIAECYVSPKDIGFLKAGMKCRMQVDAYDYNQWGMAEGTVLTISNDIALTDKQQAYFKVRCRLDSDHLTMKQGISGNLKKGMTLLSNFVVSRRTLYDLLYDQADDWLNPLTSKQDIATR
- a CDS encoding peptidase domain-containing ABC transporter, translated to MFIKNKICIRQHDITDCGAACLASVSAYYKLLMPIARIRQYASTDKKGTNVLGMIEAAQKLGFQAKGVRGEFESLSRIPMPAIAHVIINETLQHFVVIYEINQKHVVVMDPAFGKLERHSHEDFKKIWTGVLILLLPEAGFEKGDNRKSVAGRFWSLIGPHRRVMTQALFGAVVYTVLGLSTSIYVQKIIDNVLVGGNRNLLNLMSVAMFIILSLQLFIGFMQSVFALKTGQQIDARLILGYYKHLLTLPQQFFDTMRVGEIISRVNDAVKIRAFINDTALSLVVNMFIVIFSFGMMFTYDVKLALIMLSVIPIYSAIFYTVNRINRKGQRKLMENSAELESQLVESINSMGTIKRFGLESFANVKTEVRFMKLLKSIFKSSKVFLWSGNASELVSRSFTIVLLWVGSGFVLDNSLTPGELLSFYALIGYFTGPASTLVESNAVIQDALIAADRLFEILDLEREATENKIELTRDMVGDVTFRQMSFRYGSRVQVFSDLNLTIPNGKVTAIVGESGSGKSTLLSLLQNMYPLQSGSIYIGEYDIKHVSNQSLRQIVSVVPQQVDLFAGNVIDNIAVGEHVPDMQRVITTCQMLGISDFIEKLPNGFHTYLGENGATLSGGQKQRIAIARALYRDPQIIILDEATSSLDSLSEKAVQNTIEKLRESGKTIIIIAHRLSTIMSADKILVLEGGKLIEEGNHYQLLSNQNAYYRLWASQYLIDFQPNPLDPVSLRNICANGTIVGVDDHVH